AGGACTTGGGCGTCCGCTCGGCGTGTTACGTGCTCGACGAACAGCACCTGTTCCGTGACCGGCCCCGCTCGGAGTGGGTCACGATGGAGGGGGTCCGACTGTTCGCGGGCCGGTACGACCCGCGGTCGTCCGAGGTGCGCGAGGCGATCCGCGCGCTCGACGAGGACGGCTGGGAGGTCGGGCTACACGGCTCCTACGAGTCGTTCGACGACCCCGAGCGCCTCCGGGCGGAGAAGGAGACCGTCGAGTCCATCGTCGGCCACCCCGTGGTCGGCGGGCGCCAACACTACCTCAACCTCAAGACCCCCGACACGTGGGCACACCAGCGGGCGCTCGGGCTGCGCTACGACTGTAGCCTCGGCATCAGCTCGGAGTACGGGTTCCACCACGGCCACGGCCTGCGGCGCCCGTTCGGCGACGAGTTCGTCGTGTTCCCGCTGACGATCATGGAGCAGTCCATCCCCGACCCGGGCGACGACTTCGACGCCGCGTGGGCGGCGTGTGAGGACCTCCTGCAGGAGGCCCGCGAGGAGGGCGCGGTGATGTCCGTGCTGTGGCACCTCCGACACTTCGCTCCCAGGGAGTTCCCCGGCTACGGACGGATCTACCGGAAGCTGATCCGCCGAGCCCAGGAACTGGGCGGTTGGGTCGGCTCCCCCGGCCAGTTCTACGAGCTGTTGTCGCTCGACGATCTGGACCGGTGGGACGTCGCGGGATCGGACGCCACGGCGGACGTCGCGACCGACGGCGCGGGCGACCGGTAGCCTGCACCGTCGCCAGCGGGGGGCGCTCTTATGTGAGTTGCCGTCGATGGATCGTCGATGAGTCGTCCGCAGCTCCCGCCGTTCGCCGACCAGCTGGGGACGACGATCCTCCTCCACGACCCCCACGACGGGCGGATCCTCGCCGCCAACGAGGCGGCGGAACGCCTGTACGGCTACCCCGCCGGCGACCTGACGGGGATCGACATCGAACGCATCAGTTCGTCGTCCCCGCGGTTCACCGGCGAGGCGGCACTCGAGCGGATCCGGGCGGCCGCCGACGACGGTGTCGAGCGGTTCGAGTGGCAGATCCGCCGCGGCGACGGGGGGTTGCGCTGGGTCGACGTGTCGCTGCGGCCCTACCGCCTCGACGGGGAGCGGTACGTGCTCGCGGAGATCGTCGACTCGACCGAGTCGAAGACCCAAGAGCGGCGAGTCGGGCTCCTCAACCGCCTGATCCGGCACAACCTCCGCAACGACATGACCGTGATCCGCGGCCACGCCGAGAGCCTCAGGCGCGCCATCGAGGACGGCGACAAGGAGCGACAGGCGGAGGTGATCGCCGACACCGCCGGCGACCTCGGCACGATGGCCCGGACGGTCGCACAGATCGAGGACCTGGCCGGCAACGACAGCGACGACTTCCGTCCGACGCGGCTGGACTCGCTCGTCGAGGCGGTCGCCGCCGAGTACCGGGAGCGCCACGCCGGCCTGACGATCGAGACCGACACGCAGGACGGCATCGTGGTCTGGGCCGACCGCGGACTCCGGTACGGGGTCGAACACGCCGTCGACAACGCGATCGAACACGCGGAGTCGGCGGAGCCGTGGGTCCGACTGCGCACGCGCACGGTCGCCGACGGGCGGCGGGCGGTCGTCGAGATCGAAGACGAGTGTCCGCCGATCCCCGACATCGAGATCGACGCCGTCGAGACCGGCACCGACCCCACGCAACTGGAGCACGGAACCGGCGTCGGACTGTTCGCGATGCAGTGGTGTGCGGAGTCGCTCGGGGGGAAACTCGACATCGGCCACCGCGCCCCCGAGGGGAACGTCGTCCGGTTCACGCTCCCGACGACCGACGAGGTGCCCGTCCGGGGCGAGTGACCGAGGGTCGCGACGGGTTCGGCCGAACGTGTCGACGCGCAGCTGTGTCGCCTCGCGGATCCAGCGTCGTCGGCGTCGCCACGGCGTCGCCACGGCGTCGCTCCTCGGTGCGGTCCTCGGTCTCGCAGCCGGCGACGTCGCCCTCGGCGTCGGTATCGCCCTCGTCTGGACGCCCGCAGTGTCCGGGTCCTCCGCTCCCCCGAGTACCGATGGCGGTGGGGCGGCGGGGTCGACGCGACGAGGGCCGCTGTCGTCGGCGTGATGCCGCCGGTCGCGGGCCTCGTCGCGCTCGGCGGATCGACGTTCGCCGGCGTCGGGCTGCCCGCGGCGGTGTTCGTCGGCGGGCTGTGGCTCGACGGTGTGTTCGCCGGCGTGGCGCTCGAACGCGGCTCCGACGCGACGGACGGTTCGGCCGACGGCGACCGAGCTACTGCCCGCGGGGCCTCCAGCCGCGGAGGAACGCCGTGGCGACCCCGCCGACGCCCAGCGACGTGGCGAGTTCGAACGTCCGCACGATCAGCACCGCCGCGGCCGCGCTCGCGGTCGGCACCCCGGTCACGACGACGAGCGCGCCCGCCAACAGCACGTCGTAGGCGCCGAGGCTCCCCGGGATCGGAACGACGCTCGCGGCCTGCGGCAGTGGGATCACCGCCACGAGCGCGACCAGCGCGACCGTCTCGCCCGTCCCCGCGAGCGCGACCCACAGCGCCGTCGCCGTCAACAGCTGTTCGAGGACGCCGCCGACCGCGATGAGCGCGACCAGCCGCGGCGCCTCCCGGAAGGCGAGCGCCCGCCGCCAGAAGCGCTCGACGGCCCCCGCGACGACGTCGCGCCCGTACCGCTCCTCGCGGTACAGCCCGGAGA
The sequence above is a segment of the Halobaculum lipolyticum genome. Coding sequences within it:
- a CDS encoding polysaccharide deacetylase family protein, with product MSDTDWLPGNDDLTWPGGQEPPEERPVPDGYEFSLLLTHDIDRPYKTYQSLYYALTRPEERAYHLSTLVPGVNPYWQFDTLRAVEEDLGVRSACYVLDEQHLFRDRPRSEWVTMEGVRLFAGRYDPRSSEVREAIRALDEDGWEVGLHGSYESFDDPERLRAEKETVESIVGHPVVGGRQHYLNLKTPDTWAHQRALGLRYDCSLGISSEYGFHHGHGLRRPFGDEFVVFPLTIMEQSIPDPGDDFDAAWAACEDLLQEAREEGAVMSVLWHLRHFAPREFPGYGRIYRKLIRRAQELGGWVGSPGQFYELLSLDDLDRWDVAGSDATADVATDGAGDR
- a CDS encoding PAS domain-containing sensor histidine kinase; amino-acid sequence: MSRPQLPPFADQLGTTILLHDPHDGRILAANEAAERLYGYPAGDLTGIDIERISSSSPRFTGEAALERIRAAADDGVERFEWQIRRGDGGLRWVDVSLRPYRLDGERYVLAEIVDSTESKTQERRVGLLNRLIRHNLRNDMTVIRGHAESLRRAIEDGDKERQAEVIADTAGDLGTMARTVAQIEDLAGNDSDDFRPTRLDSLVEAVAAEYRERHAGLTIETDTQDGIVVWADRGLRYGVEHAVDNAIEHAESAEPWVRLRTRTVADGRRAVVEIEDECPPIPDIEIDAVETGTDPTQLEHGTGVGLFAMQWCAESLGGKLDIGHRAPEGNVVRFTLPTTDEVPVRGE